In the genome of Pseudomonas protegens, one region contains:
- a CDS encoding DUF2934 domain-containing protein — MSTDDKRIREFAYQIWESEGKPQGQEARHWDMARKLAEAEALAPPPPAKVAKPKARTATAKPKAKPAAAVVLPPGEKPAAKKPRAPRKPPAH, encoded by the coding sequence ATGAGTACCGACGACAAACGCATTCGTGAATTCGCCTATCAGATCTGGGAATCGGAAGGCAAACCCCAGGGCCAGGAGGCCCGGCACTGGGACATGGCGCGCAAGCTGGCCGAAGCCGAAGCCCTGGCGCCGCCGCCTCCGGCCAAGGTCGCCAAGCCCAAGGCCCGGACCGCCACCGCCAAACCCAAGGCCAAGCCGGCCGCCGCCGTGGTCCTGCCTCCGGGCGAGAAGCCGGCGGCGAAGAAACCCCGGGCCCCGCGCAAGCCGCCCGCCCACTGA
- a CDS encoding endonuclease/exonuclease/phosphatase family protein produces the protein MSSDRPLQPDPPSIQRLRVLTVNTHKGFTALNRRFILPELREAVRSTRADLVFLQEVLGEHERHASRLHNWPEQSQYEFLADSMWSDYAYGRNAVYPDGHHGNALLSKFPIRQYRNLDVSITGPERRGLLHCVLEVPGHAEVHAICVHLSLLESHRQQQLALLCQLLESLPAEAPVIIAGDFNDWQMHGNATLGRRDDLHEAFERHHGRPAKTYPARWPLLRLDRIYLRNASSHRPQILGNKPWTHLSDHLPLAVEVHL, from the coding sequence GTGAGCAGCGATCGCCCCCTTCAGCCCGACCCGCCGAGCATCCAGCGCCTGCGGGTGCTGACCGTCAACACTCACAAGGGCTTCACCGCCCTCAATCGGCGTTTCATTCTTCCGGAGCTGCGCGAGGCGGTGCGCAGCACCCGCGCCGATCTGGTGTTTCTGCAGGAAGTGCTGGGGGAGCATGAGCGCCACGCCTCACGCCTGCACAACTGGCCCGAGCAGTCGCAATACGAGTTTCTCGCCGACAGCATGTGGAGCGACTACGCCTACGGGCGCAATGCGGTGTACCCCGACGGCCACCACGGCAATGCCCTGCTGTCGAAATTCCCCATCCGCCAGTACCGCAACCTTGACGTCTCGATCACCGGCCCCGAGCGCCGGGGCCTGCTGCACTGCGTACTGGAGGTGCCGGGCCACGCCGAAGTGCATGCCATCTGCGTGCACCTGAGCCTGCTGGAAAGCCACCGGCAACAGCAGTTGGCCCTGCTGTGCCAGTTGCTCGAATCCCTGCCCGCCGAGGCGCCGGTGATCATCGCCGGCGACTTCAACGACTGGCAGATGCACGGCAACGCCACCCTGGGGCGACGGGACGACCTGCACGAAGCCTTCGAGCGCCATCACGGGCGTCCAGCCAAGACCTACCCGGCGCGCTGGCCATTGCTGCGCCTGGACCGCATCTACCTGCGCAACGCCAGCAGCCATCGACCGCAGATCCTCGGCAACAAACCCTGGACCCACCTCTCCGACCACCTGCCCCTGGCGGTGGAAGTGCACCTCTAG
- a CDS encoding PIG-L deacetylase family protein produces the protein MKAIPAVDNSWPSQIWNSARQLADVPAINLSNLVPPGSRAVIVAPHPGDEVVASGGLLQVLAHHGHPLQLISISDGSASHPGSERWPKRRLSVFRPQESAEALRRLGLPLHSLKWIRGGFADNALSEREQQLVPFISRYLRDSDVVFSTWRADGNLDHEAVGRATAKAAAQVGARFYEIPLWAWHWSPREEHQIPWQRARKLRLDTWTVARKRHAAHAYASQLQGEPEIGLQPSLSPVLLERMRLPYEIILM, from the coding sequence ATGAAAGCCATACCCGCAGTAGACAACAGCTGGCCCAGCCAGATATGGAACAGCGCCCGCCAACTGGCCGATGTCCCGGCCATCAACCTGAGCAATCTGGTTCCACCGGGCTCACGGGCGGTGATCGTCGCCCCCCATCCCGGTGACGAGGTGGTCGCCAGCGGCGGACTGCTGCAAGTGCTGGCCCACCACGGCCACCCCTTGCAGTTGATCTCCATCAGCGACGGCAGCGCCAGCCACCCGGGTTCGGAACGCTGGCCCAAGCGCCGCCTCAGTGTCTTCCGCCCCCAGGAAAGCGCCGAGGCCCTGCGGCGCCTGGGCTTGCCGCTGCACAGCCTGAAGTGGATTCGCGGCGGCTTTGCCGACAACGCCCTGAGCGAGCGCGAGCAGCAACTGGTGCCTTTCATCAGCCGCTACCTGCGCGACAGCGATGTGGTGTTCAGCACCTGGCGCGCCGACGGCAACCTCGATCACGAGGCGGTCGGCCGGGCGACCGCCAAGGCCGCGGCCCAGGTCGGCGCGCGCTTTTACGAAATTCCGCTGTGGGCCTGGCACTGGTCGCCCCGGGAGGAGCACCAGATCCCCTGGCAACGGGCGCGCAAACTGCGCCTGGACACCTGGACCGTGGCCCGCAAGCGGCATGCCGCCCACGCCTACGCCAGCCAGCTGCAGGGCGAGCCGGAGATCGGCCTGCAGCCTTCGCTGTCGCCGGTGCTGCTGGAGCGCATGCGCCTGCCCTACGAGATCATCCTGATGTAG
- the glgB gene encoding 1,4-alpha-glucan branching protein GlgB, with translation MSVSNKEQGKPTAALLPPAKAIDALVRAEHHDPFAILGPHGDGAGGQFIRAFVPGALSVQVLDRDQQQVLGSLQAAEAPGLFVGHFDTCQAYLLRVQWAGGEQISEDPYSFGPLLGDMDLYLFAEGNHRDLSACLGAQVTCIDGVAGVRFAVWAPNARRVSVVGDFNVWDGRRHPMRLRHPSGVWELFIPRLQPGEAYKYEILGPQGILPLKADPMALATQLPPDTASRVAEPLDFNWQDQAWMAQRGQLQRPDAALSIYELHAGSWQCEVDDLGEVARQYSWAELAERLIPYVKDLGFTHIELMPIMEHPFGGSWGYQPLSQFAPSARYGSPRDFAAFVDACHRAQLGVILDWVPAHFPTDAHGLAQFDGTALYEYGNPLEGFHQDWDTLIYNLGRTEVHGFMLASALHWLKHFHVDGLRVDAVASMLYRDYSRKAGQWVPNRHGGRENLEAIDFLRHLNDVVALEAPGALVIAEESTAWPGVSRPTDQGGLGFAYKWNMGWMHDSLHYIQQDPVYRGHHHNELSFGLVYAWSERFILPISHDEVVHGKHSLIDKMPGDRWQKFANLRAYLSFMWTHPGKKLLFMGCEFGQWREWNHDQQLDWYLLQYPEHRGVQKLVSDLNQLYRQYPALHDQDDVPQGFQWLIGDDAINSVYAWLRWSRSGEPLLVVANFTPVPRPAYRVGVPLAGRWSELLNSDSQLYAGSNYGNGGEAFSQEQGSHGQALSLVLNLPPLAVLVLRPDSGDIP, from the coding sequence ATGAGTGTCTCGAACAAGGAACAGGGAAAGCCCACAGCGGCATTGCTGCCCCCGGCCAAGGCCATCGACGCCCTGGTACGGGCGGAACATCACGACCCGTTCGCCATTCTCGGTCCCCACGGGGACGGCGCGGGCGGCCAGTTCATCCGCGCCTTTGTGCCCGGGGCGCTGAGCGTGCAGGTGCTGGACCGGGACCAGCAGCAGGTGCTGGGCAGCCTGCAGGCCGCCGAGGCGCCGGGGCTGTTTGTCGGGCATTTCGACACCTGCCAGGCCTATCTTTTGCGGGTGCAGTGGGCCGGAGGCGAACAGATCAGCGAGGACCCCTACAGCTTCGGCCCGTTGCTGGGGGACATGGATCTGTACCTGTTCGCAGAAGGCAATCACCGCGATCTGAGTGCTTGCCTGGGCGCCCAGGTGACTTGCATCGACGGCGTCGCCGGGGTGCGCTTCGCGGTCTGGGCGCCCAATGCCCGGCGCGTCTCGGTGGTCGGGGATTTCAATGTCTGGGACGGGCGCCGCCACCCGATGCGCCTGCGTCATCCGTCCGGGGTCTGGGAACTGTTCATCCCGCGGTTGCAGCCCGGCGAGGCCTACAAGTACGAGATTCTCGGGCCCCAGGGCATCCTGCCGCTCAAGGCCGATCCCATGGCCCTGGCCACGCAACTGCCGCCGGATACCGCCTCGCGGGTCGCCGAACCGCTGGATTTCAACTGGCAGGACCAGGCGTGGATGGCGCAACGCGGCCAGTTGCAGCGGCCCGACGCGGCGCTGTCGATCTACGAGCTGCACGCCGGCTCCTGGCAGTGCGAGGTGGACGACCTGGGGGAGGTGGCCCGCCAGTACAGCTGGGCCGAACTGGCCGAGCGCCTGATTCCCTACGTCAAGGACCTGGGCTTCACCCATATCGAACTGATGCCGATCATGGAGCATCCCTTTGGCGGCTCCTGGGGCTACCAGCCGCTGTCGCAGTTCGCCCCCAGCGCCCGCTATGGCAGCCCGCGGGATTTTGCCGCCTTTGTCGATGCCTGCCACCGGGCCCAGCTCGGGGTGATCCTCGATTGGGTGCCGGCGCATTTTCCCACCGACGCCCACGGCCTGGCGCAGTTCGACGGCACCGCGCTGTATGAATACGGCAACCCCCTGGAAGGCTTCCATCAGGACTGGGACACCCTGATCTACAACCTCGGGCGCACCGAAGTGCACGGTTTCATGCTGGCTTCGGCGCTGCACTGGCTCAAGCATTTCCATGTCGACGGCCTGCGGGTGGACGCCGTGGCCTCGATGCTCTATCGCGACTATTCGCGCAAGGCCGGGCAATGGGTGCCCAACCGCCATGGCGGTCGCGAGAACCTGGAGGCCATCGACTTTCTGCGCCACCTCAACGACGTGGTGGCCCTGGAAGCCCCGGGTGCCCTGGTGATCGCCGAGGAGTCCACCGCCTGGCCCGGGGTCAGCCGACCCACCGACCAGGGCGGCCTGGGCTTTGCCTACAAATGGAACATGGGCTGGATGCACGATTCGTTGCACTACATCCAGCAGGACCCGGTGTACCGCGGCCATCACCACAACGAGCTGAGTTTCGGCCTGGTGTACGCCTGGTCCGAACGCTTCATCCTGCCGATCTCCCATGACGAGGTGGTGCACGGCAAGCATTCGCTGATCGACAAGATGCCCGGGGACCGCTGGCAGAAGTTCGCCAACCTGCGGGCCTACCTGAGCTTCATGTGGACCCATCCGGGCAAGAAGCTGCTGTTCATGGGCTGCGAGTTCGGCCAGTGGCGCGAGTGGAACCACGATCAGCAACTGGACTGGTACCTGCTGCAGTACCCCGAGCACCGCGGGGTGCAAAAGCTGGTGAGCGACCTCAACCAGCTGTATCGCCAGTACCCGGCGCTGCATGACCAGGACGACGTGCCCCAGGGCTTCCAATGGCTGATTGGCGATGACGCGATCAACAGCGTGTATGCCTGGCTGCGCTGGAGCCGCAGCGGCGAGCCGTTGCTGGTGGTGGCCAACTTCACCCCGGTGCCGCGCCCGGCCTACCGGGTCGGCGTGCCCCTGGCCGGGCGCTGGAGCGAACTGCTCAACAGCGATTCGCAGCTGTATGCCGGGTCCAACTACGGCAACGGCGGCGAGGCCTTCAGCCAGGAGCAGGGCAGCCATGGCCAGGCCCTGTCCCTGGTGCTCAACCTGCCGCCCCTGGCGGTGCTGGTGCTGCGCCCCGACAGCGGCGATATCCCTTAG
- a CDS encoding malto-oligosyltrehalose synthase, translated as MSPCLPPLRASLRLQFHRGFSLDHAVPLVPYFARLGISHLYASPLLCARAGSMHGYDVVDPTRVNPELGGEAALRRLVSALRAHGMGLILDIVSNHMAVGGSDNPWWLDLLQWGRLSPYGEFFDIQWHSPDPLMHGQLLLPFLASDYGVALQQGSLPLLLDEDLAGFHVQHHAHRFPICPADYGELLRIDPTRAPAAAAELKALADAFDALRSDAAAHARARPLQQALARLLQQPALRQALTRRLQDYDGRQPEGLERLHQLLERQSYRLASWRTAADDINWRRFFDVNELGGLRVERPAVFEATHAKIFQLIEEQLVDGLRIDHIDGLADPRAYCRKLRRRVQRLRPGQHLPIYVEKILGAGESLARDWGVDGSTGYEFMNQLSLLQQAATGQPLLAELWSRHSQRPAQFAQEAQLARQQVLNGSLASDFESVAQALLQVARLDLMSRDLTLGAIRRALQELIVHFPVYRTYISARGRGPQDQRVFQQAMQGARDSLGETDWPVLDYLERWLGGQGWRQQPAGRPRKLLRHAGVRFQQLTSPTAAKAVEDTAFYRSAVLLARNDVGFNTEQFSAAPAAFHSACEQRLEQFPDNLLTSATHDHKRGEDSRARLAVLSERAAWYVRQVQAWRPLAEPLRQGRAAPSAADELILYQTLLGSWPLDLSADDQPALADYARRIGQWQLKALREAKLHSNWAAPNLEYEEAVQGFIERLLCAPEGLPLRRSIADAVNAIAPAGALNSLAQTLLRMTVPGVPDLYQGNEFWDFSLVDPDNRRPVDYEAREQALDRLGEPRQWLASWRDGGIKQGLIARTLGLRRQYPELFRRGRYRALPVLGQEAGRILAFMREYQEQRLLVIVPIRAAALLEDSAVPKVDAQRWGDTRVQLPFTASRRKLNGLFSSAAVTPHEQLLISAVLQDFALNLLIQH; from the coding sequence ATGAGCCCCTGCCTGCCGCCGCTGCGGGCCAGCCTGCGCCTGCAGTTCCACCGGGGGTTCAGCCTCGACCACGCCGTGCCCCTGGTGCCCTACTTCGCGCGCCTGGGCATCAGCCACCTCTATGCCTCGCCGCTGCTGTGCGCCCGGGCGGGATCGATGCACGGCTACGACGTGGTGGACCCGACCCGGGTCAACCCGGAGCTGGGCGGCGAAGCGGCCCTCAGGCGCCTGGTGAGCGCCTTGCGCGCCCATGGCATGGGCCTGATCCTCGACATCGTCTCCAACCACATGGCGGTGGGTGGCAGCGACAACCCCTGGTGGCTGGACCTGTTGCAGTGGGGGCGCCTGAGCCCCTATGGCGAATTCTTCGATATCCAGTGGCACTCCCCCGACCCGCTGATGCACGGCCAGCTGTTGCTGCCCTTTCTGGCCAGTGACTACGGCGTGGCGCTGCAGCAAGGCAGCCTGCCCTTGCTGCTGGACGAGGATCTGGCGGGCTTCCATGTGCAGCACCACGCGCATCGCTTCCCCATCTGCCCCGCCGATTACGGCGAGCTGCTGCGGATCGACCCGACCCGGGCACCGGCGGCCGCGGCCGAGCTCAAGGCCCTGGCCGACGCCTTCGACGCCCTGCGCTCGGATGCCGCTGCCCACGCCCGGGCCCGGCCCCTGCAACAGGCCCTGGCGCGCCTGCTGCAACAGCCGGCGCTGCGCCAAGCGCTCACCCGGCGGTTGCAAGACTACGACGGGCGCCAGCCCGAAGGCCTGGAGCGCCTGCATCAGTTGCTGGAGCGCCAGAGCTACCGGCTGGCCAGCTGGCGCACCGCCGCCGACGACATCAACTGGCGGCGCTTCTTCGACGTCAACGAGCTGGGCGGCCTGCGGGTCGAGCGCCCGGCGGTGTTCGAAGCCACCCACGCCAAGATCTTCCAGCTGATCGAGGAACAACTGGTGGACGGCCTGCGCATCGACCATATCGACGGCCTGGCCGATCCCCGGGCCTACTGCCGCAAGCTGCGGCGCCGAGTCCAGCGCCTGCGCCCGGGCCAGCACCTGCCGATCTACGTCGAAAAGATCCTCGGCGCCGGAGAAAGCCTGGCCCGCGACTGGGGCGTGGACGGCAGCACCGGCTACGAATTCATGAACCAGCTGTCGCTGCTGCAGCAGGCCGCCACCGGCCAGCCACTGCTGGCCGAGCTGTGGAGCCGGCACAGCCAGCGGCCGGCGCAGTTTGCCCAGGAAGCGCAGTTGGCCCGTCAGCAAGTCCTCAATGGCTCTTTGGCCAGCGACTTTGAAAGCGTGGCCCAGGCCCTGCTGCAAGTGGCGCGCCTGGACCTGATGAGCCGCGACCTGACCCTGGGCGCCATTCGCCGGGCCCTGCAGGAGCTGATCGTGCACTTTCCGGTGTATCGCACCTACATCAGCGCCCGCGGCCGTGGCCCCCAGGACCAGCGGGTGTTCCAGCAGGCCATGCAGGGCGCCCGCGACAGCCTGGGCGAAACCGACTGGCCGGTGCTCGATTACCTGGAGCGCTGGCTCGGCGGCCAGGGCTGGCGGCAGCAGCCGGCGGGCCGCCCACGCAAACTGCTGCGCCACGCCGGCGTGCGCTTCCAGCAACTGACCTCGCCGACGGCGGCCAAGGCGGTGGAGGACACCGCCTTCTATCGCTCGGCGGTGCTCCTGGCGCGCAATGACGTGGGCTTCAATACCGAGCAGTTCAGCGCTGCGCCGGCGGCCTTCCACAGCGCCTGCGAACAGCGCCTGGAGCAGTTCCCCGACAACCTGCTGACCAGCGCCACCCACGACCACAAGCGCGGCGAGGACAGTCGCGCGCGCCTGGCGGTGCTCAGCGAGCGCGCGGCCTGGTACGTGCGCCAGGTGCAGGCCTGGCGGCCGCTGGCCGAGCCCTTGCGCCAAGGCCGCGCCGCGCCCTCGGCGGCGGATGAACTGATCCTCTACCAGACCCTCCTGGGCAGCTGGCCCCTGGACCTGTCGGCCGATGATCAACCGGCCCTGGCCGACTACGCCCGGCGGATCGGCCAGTGGCAACTCAAGGCCCTGCGCGAAGCCAAGCTGCACAGCAACTGGGCCGCGCCGAACCTGGAGTACGAAGAGGCCGTGCAAGGCTTTATCGAGCGCCTGCTGTGCGCGCCCGAGGGCCTGCCCTTGCGCCGCTCGATCGCCGACGCGGTGAACGCCATCGCCCCCGCCGGCGCCCTCAACAGCCTGGCGCAAACTTTGCTGCGCATGACGGTGCCGGGGGTGCCGGACCTGTATCAGGGCAACGAATTCTGGGACTTCAGCCTGGTGGATCCGGACAACCGCCGGCCAGTGGACTACGAGGCGCGGGAACAAGCACTCGACCGCCTGGGCGAGCCCCGCCAGTGGCTGGCCAGTTGGCGCGACGGGGGCATCAAGCAAGGCCTGATTGCCCGGACCCTGGGCCTGCGCCGCCAGTACCCGGAGCTGTTCCGGCGTGGCCGCTACCGGGCCTTGCCGGTGCTCGGCCAGGAGGCCGGACGGATCCTGGCCTTCATGCGTGAATACCAGGAGCAACGGCTGCTGGTGATCGTGCCGATCCGGGCCGCCGCGCTGCTGGAAGACAGCGCAGTGCCCAAGGTCGATGCACAACGATGGGGCGATACCCGGGTGCAACTACCGTTCACCGCCTCGCGCCGCAAACTGAATGGACTTTTTTCAAGCGCAGCAGTCACACCCCATGAGCAATTGCTGATCAGTGCCGTGTTGCAAGACTTTGCGCTCAACCTTTTGATTCAACATTGA
- the glgX gene encoding glycogen debranching protein GlgX translates to MSRSKQTPEHEASRIREGLPFPLGATWDGLGVNFALFSANATRVELCLFDAAGEVELERIELPEYTDEIFHGYLPDAHPGLIYGYRVHGPYDPVNGHRFNPNKLLIDPYAKQLVGELKWSEALFGYTIGHPDADLSFDERDSAPFVPKCKVIDPAHTWGHDQQIKVPWDKTIIYETHVRGFTMRHPAVPEHLRGSFAGLMVDDVLEHIRKLGVSSVELLPIHAFVNDQHLLHKGMTNYWGYNSIAFFAPDPRYLASGKIAEFKEMVAHLHEAGLEVLLDVVYNHTAEGNEQGPTLSMRGIDNASYYRLMPDDKRFYINDSGTGNTLDLSHPCVLQMVTDSLRYWATEMHVDGFRFDLATILGRYHDGFDERHSFLVACRQDPVLRQVKLIAEPWDCGPGGYQVGRFPPGWVEWNDRFRDTVRAFWKGDDGQLADFAGRMTASGEMFNQRGRRPYASVNFVTAHDGFTLRDLVSYNDKHNQANDENNQDGSDNNLSWNHGVEGPTDDPEINALRLRQMRNFFATLLLAQGTPMLVAGDEFARTQHGNNNAYCQDSEIGWVNWALDADGKALLKFVKRLIKLRLNYPILRRGRFLVGSYNEDLGVKDVTWLAPDGNEMSTEQWQDPHGRCLGMLLDGRAQETGILRPGADATVLLVVNAHHDIVNFRLPEVPAGEFWSCMLDTHQPAVRGQERFAFGHEYSVTGRSLLLFELQHEHQE, encoded by the coding sequence ATGAGCCGATCCAAGCAGACTCCCGAGCACGAAGCCTCGCGCATCCGTGAAGGCCTGCCCTTCCCCCTGGGCGCCACCTGGGATGGCCTGGGGGTGAACTTCGCGCTGTTCTCGGCCAATGCCACACGGGTCGAACTGTGCCTGTTCGACGCCGCCGGCGAAGTGGAACTGGAGCGCATCGAACTTCCCGAATACACCGATGAGATCTTCCACGGCTACCTGCCCGATGCCCACCCGGGGCTGATCTACGGCTACCGGGTGCACGGCCCCTACGACCCGGTCAACGGCCATCGCTTCAACCCCAACAAACTGCTGATCGACCCTTATGCCAAGCAGTTGGTGGGGGAACTGAAATGGTCCGAGGCGCTGTTCGGCTACACCATCGGTCACCCGGACGCCGACCTGAGTTTCGATGAGCGCGACAGCGCGCCCTTCGTGCCCAAGTGCAAGGTCATCGATCCGGCCCACACCTGGGGCCACGACCAGCAGATCAAGGTGCCCTGGGACAAGACCATCATCTACGAGACTCATGTGCGCGGCTTCACCATGCGCCATCCGGCGGTGCCGGAGCACCTGCGGGGCAGCTTTGCCGGGCTGATGGTCGACGACGTGCTGGAGCACATCCGCAAGCTGGGGGTGTCGTCGGTGGAGCTGCTGCCGATCCACGCCTTCGTCAACGATCAGCACCTGCTGCACAAGGGCATGACCAACTACTGGGGCTACAACAGCATCGCCTTCTTCGCCCCGGACCCGCGCTACCTGGCCAGCGGCAAGATCGCCGAATTCAAGGAAATGGTCGCGCACCTGCACGAGGCCGGGCTGGAGGTGCTGCTGGACGTGGTCTACAACCACACCGCCGAAGGCAACGAGCAAGGCCCGACCCTGTCCATGCGCGGCATCGACAACGCCTCCTACTACCGCCTGATGCCCGACGACAAGCGCTTCTACATCAACGATTCCGGCACCGGCAACACCCTGGACCTGAGCCATCCGTGCGTGCTGCAGATGGTCACCGACTCCCTGCGCTACTGGGCCACGGAGATGCACGTGGACGGTTTCCGCTTCGACCTGGCGACCATCCTCGGCCGTTACCACGATGGTTTCGACGAGCGCCACAGCTTCCTCGTGGCCTGCCGCCAAGACCCGGTGCTGCGCCAGGTGAAGCTGATCGCCGAACCCTGGGACTGCGGCCCCGGCGGCTACCAGGTGGGGCGCTTTCCGCCGGGCTGGGTGGAATGGAACGATCGTTTTCGCGACACCGTGCGCGCCTTCTGGAAAGGCGACGACGGCCAGCTGGCGGACTTTGCCGGGCGCATGACCGCCTCCGGCGAGATGTTCAACCAGCGCGGCCGCCGCCCCTACGCTTCGGTCAACTTCGTCACCGCCCACGACGGTTTCACCCTGCGCGACCTGGTGTCCTACAACGACAAGCACAACCAGGCCAACGACGAGAACAACCAGGACGGCAGCGACAACAACCTGTCCTGGAACCACGGCGTCGAAGGCCCCACCGACGACCCCGAGATCAACGCCCTGCGCTTGCGCCAGATGCGCAACTTCTTCGCCACCCTGCTGCTGGCCCAGGGCACGCCGATGCTGGTGGCCGGCGACGAATTCGCCCGCACCCAGCACGGCAACAACAACGCCTACTGCCAGGACAGCGAGATCGGCTGGGTCAACTGGGCGCTGGACGCCGACGGCAAGGCGCTGCTCAAGTTCGTCAAGCGCCTGATCAAACTGCGCCTGAACTACCCGATCCTGCGTCGCGGACGCTTCCTGGTGGGTAGCTACAACGAGGACCTCGGGGTCAAGGACGTCACCTGGCTGGCCCCGGACGGCAACGAGATGAGCACCGAACAATGGCAAGACCCCCACGGCCGCTGCCTGGGCATGCTGCTGGACGGCCGCGCCCAGGAAACCGGGATCCTGCGCCCCGGGGCCGACGCCACGGTGCTGCTGGTGGTCAACGCCCATCACGACATCGTCAATTTCCGCCTGCCCGAGGTGCCGGCCGGCGAGTTCTGGAGCTGCATGCTCGACACCCACCAGCCGGCGGTGCGCGGCCAGGAGCGCTTCGCCTTCGGCCACGAGTACTCGGTGACCGGGCGTTCCCTGCTGCTGTTCGAGCTGCAACACGAACACCAGGAGTGA